One Actinosynnema pretiosum DNA segment encodes these proteins:
- a CDS encoding NAD(P)/FAD-dependent oxidoreductase — protein sequence MYDTVVVGARCAGASTALLLARRGWRVLLLDRAEFPSDTMSTLYVHQPGVALLRRWGLLDAVIASGAPALDTVRYRVEDVDLAAPAPEGPGYGPRRRVLDSILVEAAVAAGAEFADRSAVVDLLREGDRVAGVRFRGPDGRERRARARLVVGADGMRSRVAELAGAATTAEDPRLSCVYYSRWAGLDTGFGFHERTGRWIATIPTNDGETMVATYFPQSRFDEVRADARAAHLDALATTAPSVAAQLEGGEQVGRLVGTGDQRNFFREATGPGWALVGDAGHHLDTITARGITNAFTQADLLAGSVGDAPGDQAALDGFAARRDEAMVDGYQATLALARLEVTPARLALLRAVARRPEWTRDYFAVVAGLMPMEDLLDGELLDLI from the coding sequence GTGTACGACACCGTCGTGGTCGGCGCGCGGTGCGCGGGCGCGTCGACCGCGCTGCTGCTCGCCCGGCGCGGGTGGCGCGTGCTGCTGCTGGACCGGGCGGAGTTCCCCTCCGACACCATGTCCACGCTCTACGTGCACCAGCCCGGCGTGGCGCTGCTGCGGCGGTGGGGCCTGCTGGACGCGGTGATCGCCTCGGGCGCGCCCGCGCTGGACACCGTGCGCTACCGCGTCGAGGACGTGGACCTGGCCGCCCCAGCCCCGGAGGGGCCGGGGTACGGGCCGCGCCGCCGAGTGCTGGACTCGATCCTGGTGGAGGCGGCCGTGGCCGCGGGCGCCGAGTTCGCCGACCGCAGCGCCGTCGTGGACCTGCTGCGCGAGGGCGACCGGGTGGCGGGCGTGCGCTTCCGGGGCCCGGACGGCCGGGAGCGGCGGGCCCGCGCCCGGCTCGTGGTCGGCGCGGACGGGATGCGCTCCAGGGTCGCGGAGCTGGCCGGGGCCGCCACGACCGCCGAGGACCCGCGCCTGAGCTGCGTCTACTACTCGCGCTGGGCGGGCCTGGACACCGGCTTCGGCTTCCACGAGCGCACCGGCCGCTGGATCGCCACGATCCCCACCAACGACGGCGAGACCATGGTCGCCACCTACTTCCCGCAGTCCCGGTTCGACGAGGTCCGCGCCGACGCGCGCGCCGCGCACCTGGACGCGCTGGCCACCACCGCGCCCTCGGTGGCCGCGCAGCTGGAGGGCGGCGAGCAGGTCGGCAGGCTGGTGGGCACCGGCGACCAGCGCAACTTCTTCCGCGAGGCGACGGGCCCCGGCTGGGCGCTGGTCGGCGACGCGGGCCACCACCTGGACACCATCACCGCGCGCGGCATCACCAACGCGTTCACCCAGGCGGACCTGCTCGCCGGCTCGGTGGGCGACGCGCCCGGCGACCAGGCGGCGCTGGACGGGTTCGCCGCGCGCCGCGACGAGGCCATGGTCGACGGCTACCAGGCGACGCTGGCGCTGGCCCGCCTGGAGGTCACCCCCGCGCGGCTGGCGCTGCTGCGGGCGGTGGCGCGCAGGCCCGAGTGGACGCGCGACTACTTCGCCGTGGTCGCCGGGCTCATGCCGATGGAGGACCTGCTGGACGGGGAGCTGCTCGACCTGATCTGA
- a CDS encoding lysine N(6)-hydroxylase/L-ornithine N(5)-oxygenase family protein — MAAVVQGADAPRDVVGVGFGPSNLALAVALAERDGPSSTFFERQPRFGWHRGMLIDGATMQVSFLKDLVSMRNPTSPHSFVSYLHARGRMPEFVNAKTLYPLRVEFHDYLEWVAGHFADSVSYGSEITALEPVAEGGVVGHLDVVARRDGRTTTTRARNVVVATGLEPRLPDGVSGGERVWHSGELLHRVPWLRERRVRKVVVVGAGQSAAEVTEYLHRTLPGAEVVAVFSRFGYSVADDTPFVNEVFDPDSVDLFYGSPPSVRQALLAHHGNTNYSVVDADLSLELYRRRYQERVTGSSRLRVVNVSRVRSVSERSDGVAVQVEYLPTGVVGTLVADAVVCATGYRPADPTPLLRGLAKLDGAGRPVLDRDHRVVTSGSVRAGIYLQGAVTEPTHGLSAGLLSTTAVRAGEIVRAILDEGR, encoded by the coding sequence GTGGCTGCGGTAGTGCAGGGGGCGGACGCGCCGCGCGACGTGGTCGGGGTCGGGTTCGGCCCGTCGAACCTGGCGCTCGCGGTGGCGCTGGCGGAGCGGGACGGGCCGTCCTCGACGTTCTTCGAGCGCCAGCCCCGCTTCGGCTGGCACCGGGGGATGCTGATCGACGGGGCGACGATGCAGGTGTCGTTCCTCAAGGACCTGGTGTCCATGCGCAACCCGACCTCGCCGCACAGCTTCGTGTCGTACCTGCACGCCAGGGGCAGGATGCCGGAGTTCGTCAACGCCAAGACGCTGTACCCGCTGCGGGTGGAGTTCCACGACTACCTGGAGTGGGTGGCCGGGCACTTCGCCGACTCGGTGTCCTACGGCAGCGAGATCACCGCGCTGGAGCCGGTCGCCGAGGGCGGCGTGGTCGGGCACCTGGACGTGGTGGCGCGCCGCGACGGGCGGACCACGACCACGCGGGCCCGCAACGTGGTCGTCGCCACCGGCCTGGAGCCCCGGCTGCCCGACGGCGTGAGCGGGGGCGAGCGGGTGTGGCACAGCGGGGAGCTGCTGCACCGGGTGCCCTGGCTGCGGGAGCGGCGGGTGCGCAAGGTGGTGGTGGTCGGCGCGGGGCAGAGCGCCGCCGAGGTCACCGAGTACCTGCACCGGACGCTGCCGGGCGCGGAGGTCGTCGCGGTGTTCTCCCGCTTCGGCTACAGCGTCGCCGACGACACCCCGTTCGTGAACGAGGTGTTCGACCCGGACTCGGTGGACCTGTTCTACGGCTCGCCGCCGTCGGTCAGGCAGGCGCTGCTGGCCCACCACGGGAACACGAACTACTCGGTGGTCGACGCCGACCTGTCGCTGGAGCTGTACCGGCGGCGCTACCAGGAGCGGGTCACCGGCTCGTCGCGGCTGCGCGTGGTCAACGTCTCGCGGGTGCGCTCGGTGAGCGAGCGGTCCGACGGGGTGGCGGTGCAGGTGGAGTACCTGCCGACGGGCGTGGTGGGCACGCTCGTGGCCGACGCGGTGGTCTGCGCCACCGGCTACCGGCCCGCCGACCCGACGCCGCTGCTGCGGGGCCTGGCCAAGCTGGACGGGGCGGGCAGGCCGGTGCTGGACCGGGACCACCGGGTCGTCACCTCCGGCTCGGTGCGCGCCGGGATCTACCTGCAGGGCGCGGTGACCGAGCCGACGCACGGGCTGTCCGCGGGCCTGCTGTCCACCACCGCGGTCCGGGCGGGCGAGATCGTCCGGGCGATCCTCGACGAGGGCAGGTAG
- a CDS encoding FMN-binding negative transcriptional regulator: MHVPPMYRADDEDRARQVVHDYPLATLVSNGPRVPHATHLPVVAAPGAPQSGDLAGSTLWGHLNRANAHWRALAGGVHAVLVFTGPHAYITPAIYRTTPAVPTWDFVSVHLHGRVEPIDGEAGTLEVVKRTAELFESAFGAGWAAEPSHGHFARIVGGVGAFRFHVESVDSMFKLSQEKDRDVRVRIIASLREGSGPAAELGRIMHEHGLGGRGAEGA; encoded by the coding sequence ATGCACGTGCCACCGATGTACCGGGCCGACGACGAGGACCGGGCGCGCCAGGTCGTCCACGACTACCCGCTGGCCACGCTGGTCAGCAACGGCCCGCGCGTCCCGCACGCCACGCACCTGCCGGTGGTGGCCGCGCCGGGCGCCCCGCAGTCCGGGGACCTCGCGGGCAGCACGCTGTGGGGGCACCTCAACCGGGCGAACGCGCACTGGCGGGCGCTGGCGGGCGGCGTCCACGCGGTGCTGGTGTTCACCGGGCCGCACGCCTACATCACCCCGGCGATCTACCGCACCACGCCCGCGGTCCCGACCTGGGACTTCGTGTCGGTGCACCTGCACGGCCGGGTCGAGCCGATCGACGGCGAGGCCGGGACCCTGGAGGTGGTGAAGCGGACCGCCGAGCTGTTCGAGAGCGCCTTCGGCGCGGGCTGGGCGGCCGAGCCGTCGCACGGGCACTTCGCGCGGATCGTGGGCGGTGTCGGCGCGTTCCGCTTCCACGTGGAGTCGGTGGACTCGATGTTCAAGCTCAGCCAGGAGAAGGACCGGGACGTGCGGGTGCGGATCATCGCCAGCCTGCGCGAGGGGTCGGGTCCCGCCGCGGAGCTGGGACGGATCATGCACGAGCACGGCCTTGGCGGACGGGGAGCGGAGGGCGCATGA
- a CDS encoding AMP-binding protein, whose amino-acid sequence MRTLWGGAADPPCLLEALAEHRRSERVAVVDGERSFTYARLHGWVGEIAHLLAARGVGPGDRVAVTGARGAEVVAAFLAVAAVGAAYVPLDASYPPRRLAHMLADSAASLVLSAGDAYVESAVPIPEPGAGREHPAVACAPDLPVYVIYTSGSTGWPKGVALPHSCVDNMAEWQRTHSPRPDLRTAQFAPLNFDVWFQEVLGTLGGGGTLLIVPEELRQDPFELLDWLVEHRVERLFLPNVALNMLALAASAEESLAGLALVEVNTAGEQLLCTPAIRALFARLPGCRLTNHYGQSESAMVTSHVLTGPSSSWPSLPPIGVPLPGTELLVDPVDPEAPEVGELLVAGLPLALGYLNQEELNAARYTAVPTTPHGHERAFRTGDLVRVERGVVQFLSRLDHDVKIRGYRVNPLEVDAWLLEQPGVAAAVCVVVETGEGARGLRAAVTPERGAELDVSALMGALEAVLPAHSVPQSVTVLPELPRTPSGKVDREAVAGGIASAL is encoded by the coding sequence ATGAGGACGCTGTGGGGTGGCGCGGCCGACCCGCCGTGCCTGCTGGAGGCGCTGGCGGAGCACCGGCGGTCGGAGCGGGTCGCGGTGGTGGACGGCGAGCGGTCCTTCACCTACGCCCGGCTGCACGGCTGGGTGGGCGAGATCGCGCACCTGCTGGCCGCGCGCGGCGTGGGGCCCGGCGACCGGGTGGCGGTGACGGGGGCGCGCGGCGCGGAGGTCGTGGCGGCGTTCCTGGCGGTGGCCGCGGTGGGCGCGGCGTACGTGCCGCTGGACGCGTCGTACCCGCCGAGGCGGCTGGCGCACATGCTGGCCGACAGCGCGGCGTCGCTGGTGCTCAGCGCGGGCGACGCCTACGTCGAGTCGGCGGTGCCGATCCCCGAGCCGGGGGCGGGTCGGGAGCACCCGGCGGTGGCGTGCGCGCCGGACCTGCCGGTGTACGTGATCTACACGTCCGGGTCGACGGGCTGGCCCAAGGGGGTGGCGCTGCCGCACTCCTGCGTCGACAACATGGCCGAGTGGCAGCGCACCCACTCCCCCCGCCCGGACCTGCGCACCGCGCAGTTCGCGCCGCTGAACTTCGACGTGTGGTTCCAGGAGGTGCTGGGGACGCTCGGGGGCGGCGGGACGCTGCTGATCGTGCCCGAGGAGCTGCGGCAGGACCCGTTCGAGCTGCTGGACTGGCTGGTCGAGCACCGGGTGGAGCGGCTGTTCCTGCCGAACGTGGCGCTGAACATGCTGGCGCTGGCCGCGTCGGCGGAGGAGTCGCTGGCGGGCCTGGCGCTGGTGGAGGTCAACACGGCGGGCGAGCAGCTGCTGTGCACCCCGGCGATCCGGGCGCTGTTCGCGCGGCTGCCGGGGTGCAGGCTGACCAACCACTACGGGCAGAGCGAGTCGGCGATGGTCACCTCGCACGTGCTGACCGGTCCGAGCTCGTCGTGGCCGTCGCTGCCGCCGATCGGGGTGCCGCTGCCGGGCACGGAGCTGCTGGTGGACCCGGTCGACCCCGAGGCGCCCGAGGTGGGCGAGCTGCTGGTGGCGGGCCTGCCGCTGGCGCTGGGCTACCTGAACCAGGAGGAGCTGAACGCGGCCCGCTACACCGCCGTGCCGACCACGCCGCACGGGCACGAGCGGGCGTTCCGCACCGGCGACCTGGTGCGGGTGGAGCGGGGGGTGGTGCAGTTCCTGAGCAGGCTGGACCACGACGTGAAGATCCGCGGCTACCGGGTGAACCCGCTGGAGGTCGACGCGTGGCTGCTGGAGCAGCCGGGTGTGGCGGCGGCGGTGTGCGTGGTGGTGGAGACCGGGGAGGGCGCGCGGGGGCTGCGGGCGGCGGTGACGCCGGAGCGGGGGGCGGAGCTGGACGTGTCCGCGCTGATGGGGGCGCTGGAGGCGGTGCTGCCGGCGCACTCGGTGCCGCAGTCGGTCACCGTGCTGCCGGAGCTGCCGCGCACGCCCAGCGGCAAGGTGGACCGCGAGGCCGTGGCCGGGGGCATCGCCTCGGCGCTGTGA
- a CDS encoding MFS transporter: MSGQTGLLRRANFRNLWLGQTLSMFGAEITAGVIPLLAALTLDATVLQMGVLSAVTFLPYVLISLFVGVWLDRLPKRRVIVGADLARGLLLLLIPLASVLGLLDFTFLLVIGLLVGVGTVVADIGGAAILPGVVDRADLVDGNGKLEISSNASRMAGEAVGGALVQVLTAPFALLFNTASYLASALFTLRVRVREEDVEPDDELEDATRAGFWGEIGEGLRFVFGNPVVRTLAITALLFNLFTFFIEPVFLIFITRTLGLEPIYIGLILSSSGVGGVVGALVSGRVSRRLPLGRLLVLTQWLAGGASLLIPVATLVPKPAAVVLIVVMHFVDAVMVIVYNVNQRSYRSAVTPDHLQGRMNAAIRMIVMGVCPVGALLGGVVGDVLSATTALVIGSIGILSSGAYIACTRIRHVREVPTAAPEA, from the coding sequence ATGAGCGGGCAGACCGGACTGCTCCGGCGGGCGAACTTCCGCAACCTGTGGCTCGGCCAGACGCTGTCGATGTTCGGCGCCGAGATCACCGCGGGCGTGATCCCGCTGCTCGCGGCGCTGACCCTGGACGCCACCGTGCTCCAGATGGGCGTGCTCTCGGCCGTCACGTTCCTGCCGTACGTGCTGATCAGCCTGTTCGTCGGGGTGTGGCTCGACCGGCTGCCCAAGCGGCGGGTCATCGTCGGCGCCGACCTCGCCCGCGGCCTGCTGCTGCTGCTCATCCCCCTCGCGAGCGTGCTCGGCCTGCTCGACTTCACGTTCCTGCTGGTCATCGGCCTGCTCGTCGGGGTGGGGACGGTGGTGGCGGACATCGGCGGCGCGGCGATCCTGCCCGGCGTGGTCGACCGCGCCGACCTGGTCGACGGCAACGGCAAGCTGGAGATCAGCAGCAACGCCTCGCGGATGGCGGGCGAGGCCGTGGGCGGCGCGCTCGTGCAGGTGCTCACCGCGCCGTTCGCGCTGCTGTTCAACACCGCCTCCTACCTGGCGTCCGCGCTGTTCACGCTGCGGGTGCGGGTGCGGGAGGAGGACGTCGAGCCCGACGACGAGCTGGAGGACGCCACCAGGGCGGGCTTCTGGGGGGAGATCGGCGAGGGCCTGCGCTTCGTCTTCGGCAACCCGGTCGTGCGCACCCTGGCGATCACGGCCCTGCTGTTCAACCTGTTCACGTTCTTCATCGAGCCGGTGTTCCTGATCTTCATCACCCGCACGCTGGGCCTGGAGCCGATCTACATCGGCCTGATCCTGTCCTCGTCCGGCGTGGGCGGCGTGGTCGGCGCGCTGGTGTCCGGCCGGGTCTCGCGCAGGCTCCCCCTCGGCAGGCTGCTCGTGCTCACCCAGTGGCTGGCGGGCGGCGCGTCGCTGCTGATCCCGGTCGCGACGCTGGTGCCCAAGCCCGCCGCGGTGGTCCTCATCGTGGTCATGCACTTCGTCGACGCGGTCATGGTGATCGTCTACAACGTCAACCAGCGCAGCTACCGCAGCGCCGTCACCCCCGACCACCTCCAGGGCCGGATGAACGCCGCGATCCGCATGATCGTGATGGGGGTGTGCCCGGTGGGCGCGCTGCTGGGCGGCGTGGTCGGCGACGTCCTCAGCGCCACGACGGCCCTGGTCATCGGCTCGATCGGCATCCTCAGCTCCGGCGCCTACATCGCCTGCACCCGCATCCGCCACGTCCGCGAGGTCCCCACCGCCGCCCCCGAGGCCTGA
- a CDS encoding carbamoyltransferase C-terminal domain-containing protein: MSEYALSCYLTPPGPSAVLNPRHDQNVSLWRRTADEVELVRLWELERFSGQKHHHWPLHTPERAERVLTELLASEGLTWADISHTWGTPGLPRHRELVLPPGTDGYAVHSLAHLASGLLMDGTAFREGVIVAMAVDAAPDFVLEDDSVPHWYAGAVSVRGEITCAPVESPAPLYSAAEQLFGKEPGTLMALATACATAVDFDVEGVRELDLRGGRAHPVSQAVPFVQAIVDAARAHLGVHLDGADPGGAALDPAFTAEEHLQSAVMKVVQRACEDVALRNVRALLDLGGVDPRQAYLSMSGGFALNCPTNTFLLDEFGFLGLLTPPCANDSGQSYGLGLLGFLGDGTLPAAGHELRDAYRGAPARDLDAALAEFADHVLEVSDFSPERFVRDVTAAPLAWVDGEAEIGPRALCHRSLLGDPRSADTKRLLNEHKQRQWWRPVAPVVLAEHAHAWFDCPRPSPYMLEAVRVRPEVLDRVPAIAHLDGTARHQTVTEATNPLLHRALSAFHAETGVPVLCNTSLNDRGEPIADTVAEALVLCLRKGIGVLYANGRRIALRIDPGQSSRPPRMRREHLFANQEADRDEAWDRWIGAGYTESAMYLMTQLPQMRSEPDPGASADLNALADYIGSVDPAFQFWVDEFRRDQGPGAQFPPGGRGR, encoded by the coding sequence TTGAGCGAGTACGCGCTGTCCTGCTACCTCACCCCGCCGGGCCCCTCGGCGGTGCTCAACCCCCGCCACGACCAGAACGTCAGCCTGTGGCGGCGCACCGCCGACGAGGTGGAGCTGGTGCGGCTGTGGGAGCTGGAGCGGTTCAGCGGCCAGAAGCACCACCACTGGCCGCTGCACACCCCCGAGCGCGCCGAGCGCGTCCTGACCGAGCTGCTCGCCTCGGAGGGGCTGACCTGGGCGGACATCTCCCACACCTGGGGCACGCCCGGCCTGCCGCGCCACCGCGAGCTCGTCCTGCCGCCGGGGACCGACGGCTACGCGGTGCACTCGCTCGCGCACCTGGCCAGCGGCCTGCTCATGGACGGGACCGCGTTCCGCGAGGGCGTCATCGTGGCGATGGCCGTCGACGCCGCCCCCGACTTCGTCCTGGAGGACGACAGCGTCCCCCACTGGTACGCGGGCGCGGTGTCGGTGCGCGGCGAGATCACCTGCGCGCCCGTCGAGTCGCCCGCGCCGCTGTACTCGGCGGCCGAGCAGCTCTTCGGCAAGGAGCCGGGCACCCTCATGGCGCTGGCCACCGCCTGCGCCACCGCCGTCGACTTCGACGTCGAGGGCGTGCGGGAGCTGGACCTGCGCGGCGGGCGCGCGCACCCGGTGTCGCAGGCCGTGCCGTTCGTCCAGGCGATCGTCGACGCCGCCCGCGCCCACCTCGGCGTCCACCTCGACGGGGCGGACCCCGGCGGCGCGGCGCTCGACCCGGCCTTCACCGCCGAGGAGCACCTGCAGAGCGCGGTCATGAAGGTCGTGCAGCGGGCCTGCGAGGACGTCGCCCTGCGCAACGTCCGCGCCCTGCTCGACCTCGGCGGCGTCGACCCGCGCCAGGCCTACCTGTCGATGAGCGGCGGGTTCGCGCTCAACTGCCCGACGAACACCTTCCTGCTCGACGAGTTCGGCTTCCTCGGCCTGCTGACCCCGCCGTGCGCCAACGACTCCGGCCAGTCCTACGGCCTGGGCCTGCTCGGCTTCCTCGGCGACGGCACGCTCCCCGCCGCCGGGCACGAGCTGCGCGACGCCTACCGGGGCGCCCCCGCCCGCGACCTGGACGCGGCGCTCGCGGAGTTCGCCGACCACGTGCTGGAGGTGTCGGACTTCTCGCCCGAGCGGTTCGTCCGCGACGTCACCGCCGCCCCGCTGGCCTGGGTCGACGGGGAGGCGGAGATCGGCCCGCGCGCCCTGTGCCACCGCAGCCTGCTGGGCGACCCGCGCTCGGCCGACACCAAGCGGCTGCTCAACGAGCACAAGCAGCGCCAGTGGTGGCGGCCCGTCGCCCCGGTCGTCCTGGCCGAGCACGCCCACGCCTGGTTCGACTGCCCGCGCCCCTCGCCGTACATGCTGGAGGCGGTGCGGGTGCGACCCGAGGTGCTGGACCGGGTGCCCGCGATCGCCCACCTCGACGGCACCGCGCGGCACCAGACCGTCACCGAGGCGACCAACCCGCTCCTGCACCGCGCGCTCAGCGCGTTCCACGCCGAGACCGGCGTCCCGGTGCTGTGCAACACCTCGCTCAACGACCGGGGCGAGCCCATCGCCGACACCGTCGCCGAAGCGCTCGTGCTCTGCCTCAGAAAGGGCATCGGGGTGCTCTACGCGAACGGCCGCAGGATCGCGCTGCGGATCGACCCCGGACAATCGTCGAGACCCCCGCGAATGCGCCGCGAGCATTTGTTCGCGAACCAGGAGGCGGATCGGGACGAGGCGTGGGACCGGTGGATCGGGGCGGGCTACACCGAAAGCGCGATGTACCTCATGACGCAACTCCCGCAAATGCGCTCCGAACCCGATCCGGGCGCGTCGGCCGACCTCAACGCGCTCGCCGACTACATTGGCTCGGTCGACCCCGCGTTCCAGTTCTGGGTCGACGAGTTCCGGCGCGACCAGGGGCCTGGCGCGCAGTTCCCACCCGGAGGGCGTGGCAGATGA
- a CDS encoding thioesterase II family protein yields MPPPRRGKWLLRAPDPDARARLFCFPYSGLGASMYGRWPRAVGDLEVCAVQPPGRENRIREPHHGGYPELADLAATALLPHLDRPFAFFGHCGGALAAFATAARLAETGGPVPTVLFASSQVAPHEGPFGRFLSMSDAELSLELAELTRALGGAPDPDMIELGLGVLRADLAANRAYRLDAPLAPGSDVCAIGWSADAEIRPDQMGGWRDCAPGGGFTAPVLDGGHHAFLAAPEHLLAELELTFTRSLARHRGTR; encoded by the coding sequence ATGCCGCCACCCCGGCGCGGTAAGTGGCTGCTGCGCGCGCCGGACCCGGACGCGCGGGCCCGCCTGTTCTGCTTCCCGTACTCGGGGCTGGGCGCCTCGATGTACGGCCGGTGGCCGCGCGCGGTCGGCGACCTGGAGGTGTGCGCCGTGCAGCCGCCGGGCAGGGAGAACCGCATCCGCGAACCCCACCACGGCGGCTACCCGGAGCTGGCCGACCTCGCCGCCACCGCGCTGCTGCCGCACCTGGACCGGCCGTTCGCGTTCTTCGGGCACTGCGGGGGAGCGCTGGCCGCGTTCGCCACCGCCGCCCGGCTGGCCGAGACCGGCGGGCCCGTCCCGACCGTGCTGTTCGCCTCGTCCCAGGTCGCCCCGCACGAGGGGCCGTTCGGCCGGTTCCTGTCCATGTCGGACGCCGAGCTGTCCCTGGAGCTGGCGGAGCTGACCCGCGCCCTGGGCGGCGCCCCCGACCCGGACATGATCGAGCTGGGGCTGGGCGTGCTGCGCGCCGACCTCGCCGCGAACCGGGCCTACCGGCTCGACGCGCCCCTCGCGCCGGGGTCCGACGTCTGCGCGATCGGCTGGTCCGCCGACGCGGAGATCCGCCCCGACCAGATGGGCGGGTGGCGCGACTGCGCGCCCGGTGGCGGGTTCACCGCGCCCGTGCTCGACGGCGGGCACCACGCCTTCCTCGCGGCCCCCGAGCACCTGCTCGCCGAGCTGGAGCTGACCTTCACCCGCAGCCTCGCCCGCCACAGGGGGACCCGTTGA
- a CDS encoding cytochrome P450, whose amino-acid sequence MRLSAPTGDQEVDLDAVDLFDARTYSDGDPHAAWRAMREHAPVHRQTLPDGRSFASVTRHADVSAVLRDHTRFTSRRGTLLSILGGEDPAGDLMMAASDPPTHTALREPLGRALSFAALRSRHPDVLAVVRRLIAPLAREGAWDVAERGLGFPMEFTGALMGLPESDWPELARLTTQAVAPEDPLFGAEAGHGALVAAHHELFEYFAELAHRRDDRDDLVGFLKRMDVGGRRVRVEEVVYNCYSLLLGANVTTPHAVSATVQAFVEHPDEYARLTGSDRQTATAVEEGLRWASPANHFMRYATVDTELSGRPVRAGEAVVAWLGSANRDERVFADPYRFDVARNPNRHVAFGFGPHYCVGAPLARVALRMLFGELVRLVERFEAAGPVTHLRSNFVAGIRSLPVRAVLRPGAADELKGEADAATPAR is encoded by the coding sequence ATGAGGCTGAGCGCCCCCACCGGCGACCAGGAAGTCGACCTCGACGCCGTGGACCTGTTCGACGCCCGCACCTACTCCGACGGCGACCCGCACGCCGCGTGGCGCGCGATGCGCGAGCACGCCCCCGTGCACCGGCAGACCCTGCCCGACGGCCGGTCCTTCGCCTCCGTCACCCGGCACGCCGACGTCAGCGCCGTGCTGCGCGACCACACCCGGTTCACCTCCCGCCGGGGCACGCTGCTGTCCATCCTGGGCGGCGAGGACCCGGCGGGCGACCTGATGATGGCCGCCAGCGACCCGCCGACGCACACCGCGCTGCGCGAGCCGCTGGGCAGGGCGCTGTCGTTCGCCGCGCTGCGCTCGCGCCACCCGGACGTGCTCGCCGTGGTGCGGCGGCTGATCGCGCCGCTGGCGCGGGAGGGCGCCTGGGACGTCGCCGAGCGGGGCCTGGGGTTCCCGATGGAGTTCACCGGCGCGCTCATGGGCCTGCCCGAGTCCGACTGGCCCGAGCTGGCCCGGCTGACCACCCAGGCCGTGGCGCCCGAGGACCCGCTGTTCGGCGCGGAGGCCGGGCACGGGGCGCTCGTGGCCGCCCACCACGAGCTGTTCGAGTACTTCGCGGAGCTGGCGCACCGCCGCGACGACCGCGACGACCTCGTCGGCTTCCTCAAGCGCATGGACGTGGGCGGGCGCCGCGTCCGCGTCGAGGAGGTCGTCTACAACTGCTACAGCCTGCTGCTCGGGGCGAACGTCACCACCCCGCACGCCGTCTCCGCCACCGTCCAGGCCTTCGTCGAGCACCCCGACGAGTACGCGCGGCTGACCGGCTCCGACCGGCAGACCGCCACCGCCGTCGAGGAGGGCCTGCGCTGGGCCTCGCCCGCCAACCACTTCATGCGCTACGCCACGGTGGACACCGAGCTGAGCGGGCGGCCGGTGCGCGCGGGCGAGGCCGTCGTGGCCTGGCTGGGCTCGGCCAACCGCGACGAGCGCGTCTTCGCCGACCCGTACCGCTTCGACGTGGCCCGCAACCCCAACCGGCACGTGGCCTTCGGCTTCGGCCCGCACTACTGCGTCGGCGCGCCGCTGGCCCGCGTCGCGCTCCGGATGCTGTTCGGCGAGCTGGTGCGGCTGGTCGAGCGGTTCGAGGCCGCCGGGCCCGTCACGCACCTGCGCTCCAACTTCGTCGCGGGCATCCGGAGCCTGCCGGTGCGCGCGGTCCTGCGGCCGGGAGCGGCCGACGAGCTGAAGGGGGAAGCCGATGCCGCCACCCCGGCGCGGTAA